The genomic interval AGGCTTCAACGCGCTTGGCGATGGAGCGTGGGCAGCGGTCGTAGCCTTTGCCGTCGGCGGGCTCAACCACGTCGCAGGAGATGATCAGGGTGGATTCGTCGAAGAACGGGTCCATGTTGGCGGTCTCGGGATCCGGCATCAACAGCATGTCGGAGGCCTGAATGCCTTTCCAGCCGGCGATGGAGGAACCGTCGAAAGCGTGGCCGGTTTCGAACCAGTCGGCATCCACTACGTGGGCGGGAATGGAAACGTGTTGTTCCTTGCCGCGAGTGTCGGTAAAACGCAGATCAACGAATTTGACTTCGTTGTCCTTGATCATTTTTAAAACGTCGGCAACCGCCATATTTCTCTCCTACGAACGAAAGGTAAAAAATTCTGAGCACGCTTCAAAGCACGAAGCATGCCACTAAATAAACAATAAAAAACTATTGTGCCATAAGCAGTTAAAATCGGGGCAAAAAAATGCTTGCCCCGCGGCTGTGCGCGGCTCTGCTTTCTGCACCATTACGGTGCGATTTTTCGCAATTCGATGGCGCGGAAGATGCCGTCTTCCGCTACGATTTTTGCAATTTCCGCGTTCAATGCCGCAGCTGTTTCCGCTTGCTGGACGGGCGATTCGGGCAGCAGGATCTCGGCGTCCACCTTGCCGCCGAGGTAGTGCAGCACCACCTGTTTCGCCGGCGGCATCCGGTCGCCCAGCCGCTGGCTGAGCTGGCGCAGCAGTTCTTCGCGCGGCGGCAGGTGGACGCTGCGTTTGACTGCCGAATCGTCTTCCGGGTCGATGTGCACCATCACGTCGAGGGCGGCATGTGCTTTGAGCACGCGCGCGCGCGCCGTCTCTGCCACGTAATGTCCTTCTGATACGCTGATTCTCGGGTCGACCAGCACGTGCGCGTCGACCAGGGCGCGGTCGCCCATGCGGCGGGTGCGCAGTTCGTGCAGGCCCTGCACCCCCGGCGTCGCCAGCAGGGTGCTGCGGATGGCGGCGACTTCCTGTTCGTCCAGGCTGGTGTCGATCAGTTCCATAAGCGCCTGATAGGCTTGCTTCCAGCCCATGCGGAAGATCATCGCCGCCACCAGGGCGGCGGCCAGCAGGTCCAGGGAGGTCACGCCGTAAAGGTTGCCGGCGATACCCGCCACCACGATCAGCGAAGAGGCCGCATCGGAGCGCGCGTGCCAGGCGTTGGCTTCAAGCATGCGCGAACGGAGCTTGCGCGCCACGTGGAGCATGTAGCGGAACAGCCCTTCCTTGCCGGCCAGCGTGAGGACGGCAATCCACAAGGTCATGACATGCACCTTCTGAATCGCCGATGGGTCCTGTAAACGCTGTGCCGCGCCCCACAGCAGGGCAGCGCCCGTCCCCATCAGGATGACGCCCAGCACCAGGGTGGTCGCGGTTTCGATGCGCGCATGACCGTAGGGATGCTCCTCGTCCGCATCCTTCGAGCCGTGGCGATTGGCGAACAGTACCAGGAAATCGCACAGCAGGTCGGACAGGGAATGCATGCCGTCGGCCACCAGCGCGGAGGATTTGCCGATGATCCCGATCACGATCTGCAACAGGGTCAGCGCGATATTCACGGC from Sulfurimicrobium lacus carries:
- a CDS encoding cation diffusion facilitator family transporter — protein: MERHSVKAGAPEGAGRHYHEAKKVTLVSVAVNIALTLLQIVIGIIGKSSALVADGMHSLSDLLCDFLVLFANRHGSKDADEEHPYGHARIETATTLVLGVILMGTGAALLWGAAQRLQDPSAIQKVHVMTLWIAVLTLAGKEGLFRYMLHVARKLRSRMLEANAWHARSDAASSLIVVAGIAGNLYGVTSLDLLAAALVAAMIFRMGWKQAYQALMELIDTSLDEQEVAAIRSTLLATPGVQGLHELRTRRMGDRALVDAHVLVDPRISVSEGHYVAETARARVLKAHAALDVMVHIDPEDDSAVKRSVHLPPREELLRQLSQRLGDRMPPAKQVVLHYLGGKVDAEILLPESPVQQAETAAALNAEIAKIVAEDGIFRAIELRKIAP